From a single Anas acuta chromosome 16, bAnaAcu1.1, whole genome shotgun sequence genomic region:
- the TFAP2C gene encoding transcription factor AP-2 gamma, with translation MLWKLADNVKYEEDCEDRHDGSSNGNPRLPHLSAVSQHLYSPAPPLSHSGASDFQPPYFPPPYQPLPYSQSSDPYSHLGDPFSINPLHQPPPPPPSQQQGAWPPRQGQEPAGLAPHGRPGLVPHLSALESGSAGGRRETYRRSELLLPHGHGLDASALADNLGLHDMAHQMEEVQNVEDQHLLMHDQTVIRKGPISLTKNSALSLPCQKDGLIGMVINPNEVFCSVPGRLSLLSSTSKYKVTVAEVQRRLSPPECLNASLLGGVLRRAKSKNGGRSLREKLDKIGLNLPAGRRKAANVTLLTSLVEGEAVHLARDFGYVCETEFPSKAVAEYLTRPHMGRNEMANRKNMLLAAKQICKEFTDLLTQDRTPLGNTRPSPILDPGIQGCLTHFSLITHGFGSAAICAAMTSVQNYLNEALKIADKTYMNAGDQSPAETNKTIDKMDKHRK, from the exons ATGTTGTGGAAACTAGCAGATAATGTCAAGTATGAAGAGGATTGCGAG GACCGCCACGATGGCAGCAGCAACGGCAACCCGCGGCTCCCGCACCTCTCGGCGGTCAGCCAGCACCTGTacagcccggccccgccgctctcCCACTCGGGAGCCTCCGATTTCCAGCCCCCCTACTTCCCCCCACCCTACCAGCCTCTGCCTTACTCGCAGTCCAGCGACCCCTACTCCCACCTCGGGGACCCTTTTTCCATCAACCCCCTGCaccagccgccgccgccgccccccagccagcagcagggcgcTTGGCCCCCCCGGCAGGGCCAGGAGCCGGCCGGCCTCGCCCCCCACGGTCGCCCCGGCCTCGTCCCGCACCTCTCGGCCCTGGAGAGCGGCTCGGCCGGGGGCCGTCGAGAAACCTACCGCCGctccgagctgctgctgccccacggCCACGGCCTCGACGCCTCCGCCCTGGCCGACAACCTGGGCCTCCACGACATGGCCCATCAGATGGAGGAGGTGCAG AACGTGGAGGACCAACACTTGTTAATGCATGACCAGACGGTCATTAGGAAAG GTCCCATTTCCTTAACGAAAAACAGTGCTCTGAGTCTCCCCTGCCAAAAGGATGGATTAATCGGAATGGTCATAAACCCCAACGAAGTGTTCTGTTCGGTTCCGGGGAGGCTCTCCCTCCTCAGCTCCACGTCCAAATACAAAGTGACAGTAGCAGAGGTTCAGAGACGGCTCTCGCCCCCGGAGTGTCTCAACGCCTCTCTGCTAGGAGGAGTGCTCAGAAG AGCCAAATCTAAAAATGGTGGCAGATCATTAAGGGAAAAACTGGATAAAATTGGCTTGAACCTTCCAGCTGGTAGAAGGAAAGCTGCAAATGTGACACTATTGACATCTTTGGTGGAAG GTGAAGCTGTACATCTTGCCCGTGACTTCGGTTATGTATGCGAGACAGAGTTTCCTTCCAAAGCAGTGGCCGAATATTTAACTAGACCACACATGGGCCGCAATGAAATGGCGAACAGGAAGAATATGCTTCTTGCTGCAAA GCAGATTTGTAAGGAATTCACAGACCTCCTCACTCAGGACAGAACTCCTCTTGGAAACACGAGACCTAGTCCCATCTTGGACCCTGGCATCCAGGGCTGTTTGACTCATTTTAGCCTGATCACACATGGCTTTGGGAGTGCTGCCATCTGTGCTGCCATGACATCCGTCCAGAACTACCTAAATGAAGCATTAAAAATAGCAGACAAAACATACATGAACGCTGGCGACCAGAGCCCTGCAGAAACCAACAAAACCATCGATAAAATGGATAAgcacaggaaataa